The following DNA comes from Caviibacter abscessus.
TCAAATTTAAAACTGTTATCTACACGAACTGCCAAAAAGTGTGTATCAACTTTCTCTCTGTTTAATACATATAAAAAGCCTACGCTTGGAACGTATGTACCCACTTTTGTATCAACGCTATAATATATTCCAGCTAGAAAATTCAAATCTTTAAATGTCGTTGCCACATTTCCCATTACTCCCATATTTCCGTTTATTAATCCACTAGCATTTATGTTATGATAATATCCGTATTTTTGTTTAGAAAATGTATAAGCAAAATTAAATCTATCATCAAGAGTATTATTATTAGTTAATTCTATTGATGAAAATACACCTCGTTTTAATTTTTCTTCTTCTGCAAATACCCCAACTTTAGCTACTCTTAGTTGCCCAAGTTTATATATTATATTCTTAGCAACCGGTCTTTTATCACCAATTGCATGTACCAATTCACGGTAACTTTTGTCTATTTCATATTCTTTTCTTTCATCATCTTTTATTTCATCTAATACTTTTTTTGATTCTTCAATTTCTTTTATTTGCATTAATTTTGATTCTAACATTGGATCATAATCAGGATTTAATTCTTTTATTTTCTCTTCACCAATCTCTGTTAATCCTAATATTTCTTTATTTACATCAAATAAAGTATTTGCACTTTCAATTTTTTTCTTAGCTTCCTCCGCTTTCTTCTTAAATGTATTATTTTCTTTAAGTTGTAACAACATTTCTTTATTACCATCAACTTCTTTTGACTTTTCTTTTTCTTCTAACTCTTTTAAGTATTTTATTCTATCTAAATTATGACTTACTGCTTTTTTAGCGTTTTCTACTGTTGTACCATGAAGAGTTTGAATTAAAGTTTTAGTCCATAAAAAATTTGTTTTTATAATTTTTTTATCATCAGGTGAATTATGTGTCATACCATCTCTATCTAAAGCATATACAAACATTCCACCATATTTATTGTCCTTAGCAAATAAATTTAACATAGATTTACTAAAATCGTTAATATGATAATTAATAAATTTACTTTGTCCTTCTTTTGATAACTCCTCAGCATATGTTAATCCTGGAATAAATTTTTCTTTATCAACATTTAAATCTTTATATACTCTCTCATTATTTTTTTCCAGATTAGTGTATCTTGGATTACTTGCATTTCCTTTTCCATAATTTTGATAAAAAAAGTAATTAAAATGATCTTTAACATTTCCTATGGCTTTTTCACTAGCTTTTCCTGAATTTGTATCATATAGTAACAAAGTTTCTTTATTACTTGATTTAGGACCTAAATATTTTCCTAAAGCTTTTATCATTTTTTCACCAATATTTATTTTTCTTGTAGTTAAATAATTAGAATCTTCACTTTCTTTTTTAGTATCTTCATATCTTAGTTCCATATCTATGTCTATACCATCTAAACCATATTTTAATACTGTTTGTTCATACAATTCTTTAGCCCAAGCATCTATTTCAGTATCTGTTGGTTCACTATTATTATTTTGTCCATTATTAATTTTTATAGGAACTTCTATTAATCTTTTATAATTTATACCATATACTAATTTTACTCCTCTTTTTCTAAGTTTTGGACCATAAACATCTTTTAATTGCTTAAAATACTCTTGATATTTGTTAGAATCATTATTTACTGCATATTTATCATATCCAAAAACATTAACTATATTTACTCCCTCAGGAATATCAAGCATTGTTAATTCATTTTTACCAGTTAAATTATTATTATCTTGTTCAAATGTTTTATCTCTCCAAATTCTATAATAGCCCATAAAAATTTTTTCTTGTGCTAATGCTATAGAACTAATGGTGGAAAGTAATGCTATTACAAAGAATTTTTTAATCATTTACATTCTCCTTTTCAGTTTAGTGAACATTATCACAAAATTAAAAAAAAGTAAATATAATAAAGTAAAAATTACAAAAAAAGAAAGAATTAAAAAAATTCTCTCTATTTATTAATAATTTCAATTAATTTGTCCAGACTTTGTGCTCCTGAATCTACAAATTCTCCATTAACATATATAGTTGGAGACACTGTTATTCCTTTATTTCTTGCTTCTTCAATATAGCAAGCACCATCTATCATATTTGAAATGACATTTTCATTATTCAATGCTATTAAATTTAATCCTTGTACTACTTCAGGACAAAATGAGCATGATAAAGTTACAAATACTTCAACATACTTTTTACTTTTTATATTATCTACTTTTTCTTTTTGTTCAGAATTTAATTTTGTTCCTAAACCAAAAAGTGATAGTATTGCTAATATAAAGCTATTAAATTCATGTCCTGACGGTATTCCTGAAAATACCATTCTTGTAGGTTTTGAATCTTTATATATTTCAAAAGAGTTTACTCTATAACTAATACTATTATTTAATACTAATTCTAGATTTTCTGAAAGCTTAACAATTTCTTCTAAAAAAAGTTTTAATTCATCAGCTTTTGAGCTATCATCAAGTTTTGCAACTAGTTGTACTTTAGAATCTATATATTTAAAATATTGACTTAACTGCTCTTTGATATTTTCATCTAAAAATGCCATTATAGCTTACCTACCAAATCTAGTCCTGGTTTTAAAGTTTCTTGTCCTTCTTTCCATTTTGCAGGACATACAAATCCTGGATGTTCATATACGTATTTAGCTGCTTTTGCTTTTCTTAAAATTTCTGATGCTTCTCTTCCAACACCATCTGCTGTTATTTCACAAGCAACAATTACTCCTTCTGGATTAAGTATAAATGCTCCTCTATTAGCTAATCCTGTTTCTTCTTGATATACATCAAAAATTTTTGATACAGCTCCTGTTGGATCTCCTATCATACAATATTTTATTTTTCCTATTCTTTCTGAAGTATCATGCCAAGCCTTATGACAGAAATGAGTATCAGTACTTACAGAATAAACTTTAAATCCTAATTCTAAAAATTGATTATAATTATCTTGTAAATCTTCTAATTCTGTTGGACAAACAAAAGTAAAATCTGCTGGATAAAAGAAAAATAATGACCAATTTCCTTTAACATCTTTATCAAAATTTACTGTTATCATTTGTTCGTCATGATAAGCGTTCACTGTGAAATCTTCAATTTTTTTACCAATTATTGCCATAAATTATACCTCCTAAATTTTTGTTATCCTGAATTTCTAAGTCCTGTTGCCACTCCGTTTATACAAGTATGTATTGCTTTTATTAATTTATCATTGTTGTTTCCATTTCTAACTCTTGTTATAAGGTCAACTTGTAAATAATTTAGTGCATTAAAATAAGGCATTCTATTTGATAAACTTTCAAAAAGTTCCTTATTATCTTCAAGCAACATAGTTTTATTTGAAATTTTTAAAATAATTTCTTTTGTAAGTTCAAATTCTTTTTTTATTATTTCAAAAATCATAGTGGCACTATTTTTATCACTTGCTAATTCAACATATTTACCGGCAATATTCATATCTGCCTTTGATAACACCATATCTACATTAGAAATTAAATCTCTAAAAAATGCCCAATTTTGATACATTTCTCTTAGATTTTCTAAACCATTTTTATTGTTTTTTATGTATTCATTAAATGCTGTTCCCAGTCCATACCATCCAACAAGCATTATTCTACTTTGTGACCAAGAAAATACCCAAGGTATTGCTCTTAAACTATCAATATTTTTAGAATTTTTTCTTGAACTTGGTCTTGAACCTAAATTAAGTTTTGAAATTTCTGAAATAGGCGTTATTTCATAGAAGAAATCTTCAAATTCAGATGTTTCATATACTAAGTTTCTATATTTTTTATAACTTATATCCGATATATGTTTAATTATTTTTTGAAATTCTAAATTATTATATCCTGTTAAGTCGACTGATTCAAGAGTAGCTGCAACTAAAGCCTCTAGATTATATAACCCATTTTCATAATTACCATATTTTGCACCTATTATTTCACCTTGTTCTGTAAGTCTTATTCTACCAGTCATACTTTCATGAGGTTGTGATAAAATAGCATCATAGCTTGGTCCTCCTCCACGCCCTACAGTTCCACCACGACCGTGAAAAAAACTCATATTTATCCCATATTCTTTAGCTAGTTTAATTAATTTTTGTTGTGATAAATATAGAGAAAAACTTGATGTTAAATATCCTCCGTCTTTATTACTATCTGAATACCCAAGCATTATTTCTTGATTACCATTTATATATTTTTTAACAATATCAATATTAAACCATTTTTCCATTATCTTAATAGAATTTTCCAAATCTTCTATTGTTTCAAAAAGTGGAACTATATTTATGTCAAGTCTATCTTTATTACATATATTTGCTTCTTTCATAATAAGTGCTACTTCAAGCATATCAGAAACACTCGTACAATGAGAAATGATATTTTGTCTTATAACATCTTCTCCAAATATATCCATTAATTTTTTTGCCATAAAATATATTTTTAATTCATTATCAAGTAATTCCGATTTTTCTATTAAATTTGATGATAATGGTCTTGGATCATCTCTTAATTGTTTTAATAAAAGTTCACATTTTTCATTTTCAGTAAGTTCTATATAATTATTATGAATATTTGCTGATTTTAGCATTTCTGATATACATTTTTCATGAATACTTGAATCTTGTCTTAAATCTATACTTGCAAGGTAAAATCCAAAAACTTTTGATGCTTCAATTAAATTATCTAATATCCCATAACTTAAATTAGCAGAACTATGATTTTCTAATGAATGTTTTATAACTATTAAATCATTTGTAAACTCTTGTTTTGTCTTATATGGTATTTCCTTTGTATTATTTGGCATTGTAGTTGTATCAAGTTCAAGTTCATATGCTTTTGCAATTATTTTATCAAGTATATATCTAATCGCTTTTCTATATGGTTCTTTTTGTCTATGATGTGATGTATCATTAGATTTATTTGCCATTTCTAAAAGTTTGTGACTTGCAGTTATAAGTTCACCTGACATAGAAAATTCTCTATAAAGTTCTTGTAATTTTGTAATATAATGTTCAAAAATAGTAGTTGATGCTGCCTTTACTGCAACTTCAAGTGTTTCACAAGTTACATAAGGGTTTCCATCTCTATCTCCACCTATCCAAGTCCCAAGACTTATTGGTATTAAATCTTCATTAATACACAGATCTTTTGCTTTTTTCCTATATTTAATAATAAGCTCCGGTATTGCTTCTAAAAATGTTGATTTATAATATCCAATTATATTACTTATTTCATTTGTAACACGTAATTGTGTAGTTCTTAACGTATCTGTTTGCTTAAGTATAGAAATTGCTCTTTCTATTTTGTTAAACCATTCATCTTTGTTTATTCTGTTTGATTTAACCTTTTCATAATCGTTTATTAAATCATATATTGTTTTTGTAAGATCTAATACACTTTTTCTTTGAACTTGTGTAGGGTGTGCTGTAAGTACAGGTATAACTTTTACTTTTTCAACAACATCTTTATTTTTTATTTTTGAAAATGAATTTTCCAAACTACCTTTCCAAGCTTCATTAAGATTTCTTTTCATCATTATTTTTCTTGAAGTCATTACATCTTCCGCTATGTTTATCAACAAAGGGAAAAATGATAGAATCCTTGCTACTTCATACGCCTTATCATCTTCAATTTTTTTTATAATCTCAGACAATTTATCATATTCTTTATTTAATACACTTTCTTTTATTTTTATAATAATTTCATAAATATCTTTATCAAGTGAACTTAAAAGTGTATTTTCCAAAATTTCTATTTCTTCATTCATAATAATATTCCCTTATTTACTACTTATCTTTTTTATTTTTTCTGCTTCTTTTACCGCCTGATGATTTTCCACCTGTTGATATTTCAACTATTGGTTTTTTAGCATCTTTTCTGTTTAAAGTTCTCATAATATCTTCTGCTTCTTTTAATGGAACTGTAATAAATGAAAATTTATCCATAATCTTAATGTCTTTAACTTTACGTCCAGGAACATTAGCTTTCTTATGTAATAAGTCAAGTAATTTACTTGGATTCATTTTATCTCTTGCACCAAGTGCTATGAATAATCTTGTCTTATCTTCAAGTTTAACACTTACATCTTTAATTTCGTTGTAATTTTCTTTTAAAAATTCATCGTCATACACATGTCTTAAAATTGCTGAAAGTATAACTTCAGCATTTCTATTTTTTAGTAATTTTCTTGCAAAATCAAGATATTGTGAATAGTCATTTTCAAGAATAATTTCATCTATACTTGATATTAAATATTCTTTTTTTGCTTCCAATATATCATCAATATTAGGTATTTTTTCTTTTCTAATCTCAGATTTAGTTATTCTTTTTATTTGCATTAGTTTATTTGCTTCTTTAGGTGTTACAAATGTTATTGCAATTCCTTTTTTCCCTGCTCTACCTGTTCTACCTATTCTATGAACATATGCTTCAGATTCTTGAGGTATTGAATAATTTATTACATGTGTAAGATCTGAAACATCAATACCCCTTGCAGCAACGTCTGTTGCAACTAATATATTAAGTATTTTTTGTTTGAATAAATCTAATGTTTTTTCTCTTAATCCTTGTGTAATATCACCATGTATACATTCTGCATCATAACCTCTTGATTTAAGTTTTTTAGTAACTTCATCAACATCTTGTTTAGTTTTACAAAATACTATACCGTAAAAATCAGGCCTATAGTCTAAAACTCTACAAAGTGCTTCAAATTTATCATCAGGTCTAACTTCAAAATATATTTGTTCTGTTAAGTTTGTTGTAAGTTCTTTTTTCTCAACTTTAAGTGTTTTATGCTTTGGCATAAATTCTTTTGCTATTTGCAATACTTCTTTAGGCATAGTTGCTGAAAAGAAAAGCATTTTTTTATTTTCGTTTGTTTTAGACAATATTTCTTTTATATCGTCAATAAATCCCATATTTAACATTTCATCAGCTTCATCTAGTATGAAGTAATCTAGGTTTGTTAAATTTAGTGCTTGCTTTTTCATCATATCCATTACACGCCCTGGTGTTCCTACAACTATATCCACACCTTTTTTTAAGTTTTTAAGTTGTGTTTCAATAGATGCTCCACCATATACTGCAAGTATTTTTATATCTTTTGATCCTTTTAAAGAGTATATTTCTTCTGAAACTTGAACTGCTAATTCTCTCGTAGGAGTTAAAATTATTGCCTTAACTTTTTTTTCTGGTTCTAATAATTCAAGTATAGGTAATGCAAATGCTGCTGTTTTACCTGTTCCTGTTTGTGCTTGTCCAATTAAATGTGTTCTTTCTTTTAATAATTCCGGTATAACTAAAGCCTGTATTTCTGATGGCGTTTCAAACCCCTTTTCTTTTAAAGCTTTTAGTGTATCCTGACTTAAACCTAAGTCTTCAAATTTTATCATTCATTTTCCTTTCTAGGCAATTCCAAGAAAAATTTCCCTAATTTGCCACTTCTATAATCCTTAAGTATTTTTCTTGAAATAAGTTCATAATTGTGTTCTTTTGTATTGTGAATTTTTAATCTATTTTCAACAATAGAAAGTAATTCATAATTATCAATATTTTTAATATCACTAACCTCAATATTATATACCTTAAATATATTTTCTATTAAATTATATTCTCTCATTTTGTTTATAAGCTCTATACAAACCTCTTCAAGAGGTAATATATTATCTTTTATTGAGCCTGTTATTGCAAGATTTAACGCTATTTCATGACTGTCAAATCTTGGCCATAAAACCCCAGGTGTATCAAGCAGTGAAAATTTCTCATTAACTGTTATCCATTGCTTTCCTCTAGTAAACCCTGGTAAATTACCAACTCCAGCCTTACTCTTAGATGAAAACCTATTAATAAATTTAGATTTACCAACATTTGGGATTCCAACTACCATAGCTCTTATTTGCGTTTTTCTAAGACCTTTGCTTTTCATTTTGTTTAATTTTTCATCGTATAATTTATCAACTTTATTTTTCAATTCTTTTAAATTGTTTCCATTTTCTACGCTTATAGGTATAACTATATCTGCAAGATTATTTTCTAAAAAATAGTTTTCCCATAAATTATACTTTGTTTTATCTACTAAATCCATTTTGTTTAATAAAATTATTTTTTTCTTATTTTTCGCTAACTTTGAAAGTACTGGATTTTTACTAGATATTGGTATTCTTGCATCTAATATTTCTATGACTATGTCAACTAATTTAAGTTGTTCTTCCAACATATCCATAGCTTTTTTCATATGACCTGGATACCAGTTTATATTTGTTTTTTCTAATTCCATTCTAGTCCTCTAAACTTTTTATTATTAATACTATTTCTCCTTTTATAGCTTTTTTTTCTAATTTTTGAATTAATTCACTAACATTTCCTCTTAAAACTTCTTCATATACTTTTGTAAGTTCTCTTGCAATTACAACGTATCTATCACCTAAATACTCATATATATCTTTTAATGTTTTTAAAATTCTATTTGGAGATTCTAATATTATTATTGTTCTTTCTTCTTTTTGCAATTTTAAAAATAGAGTTTGTCTTCCTTTTTTCTTTGGTAAAAATCCTTCATATGCAATTCTTCTCATATTAAGCCCACTTATACTTGCAGCAGATAATATTGAAGAAGGTCCTGGTATAGTAACAACCTTTATATTATTATTTAATGCTACATCTACCAATTCATATCCTGGATCTGATATACAAGGCATACCTGCATCTGTAACAAGTGCAACATCTTTATCAGATTTTAATATATTTAATATATTTTCTATTTGATGAATTTTATTATGTTCGTGATACTGGTATATAATATTTTTTATTTCATAATGTTCTAATAATTTTTTAGTAACTCTTGTATCTTCCGCAAAAATATATTGAACTTCCTTTAGTATTCTAATTGCACGCATACTAATATCTTCTAAATTTCCTATTGGAGTTCCTACTATATACAGCAATTAATTCCCTTCTTTCTTATCAGATACTACTTTTTTACCATTTAAATAATCAATTGCAGCTTTTAATTGTATATCTCCAGCGTTGATTATTTCTTTAGCTTTTTTCTCCCCATGTATTTCAATAAGTAATTTTTCTATTTCTTTTTGTCTATTTTGTTTTGCCTTTTCTGTTTCTATTGAATATCCTTTAGTTGAAAGTATATTCTCCATTTTTATATAAATATCTGGTTCTATTCCGTTTTTGTTTATATTATCATTATGCGGTGTAGAATATTTAGCAATTGTTAATTTAAGTGCATCTCCCGTTTTAAATTTCACTATATTTTGTGCTACACCTTTACCATAAGTTTTTTCACCTATTATAGTAGCAATTTTATAATCTTTTAAGATTCCTGTAACTATTTCAGAAGCAGAAGCACTACCACCATTAACTAATATAACCATAGGTCCATTAAATGTTTGTCTTAATGTTCTTGTATATGTTTTAGCATCTTCATTTTTAAATTTAAGACTTACAAGCTTATTTTTATATGTAAATAATGATGCTATATCAACAGCTTCTTTTAGTGAACCTCCTGGATTTGTTCTTAAATCAAGTATTATTTTTTTCATACCTTTTTTATTCAAATCATTAATAGCATTTTCCATTTCCTGACCAACACCATCACCAAATTGAAGTAAACTTATATAACCTATGTTATTTTCTAGCATCTTATATTCAATATTTTTAATGATAATTTCATCTCTAACAAGAGTTACTTTTATTGGATTTTTTACATTTTTTCTGCTAATTTCAAGTCCAACTTTAGTTCCTTTTCTACCTCTTAGCATTTTAGATATTTCTACTGCTGAATTTTTAAGTATATCTTTTCCATTAATTTTTAATACTCTATCGCCTATTTGTATATTTGCGTTATACGCAGGTGAACCTATAAATGGAGAAATAACTTCCATATATTCACCTTTTTTCTTGTTGATTGTCATACCAACACCGCTATATTTACCATTTAAATCATCATTAAAATCATCTAAATCCTTTTTTGAAAGATATTCTGAATAAGGATCTTCTAATTCATTTAAAATTCCTGATAATGCGGCTTTATATAATTTATCTTTATTAATTTCTTTGTCTCCAACCCAATTATCAATAACTAAATTTATGGTTTCAATAACTTTTGCAAGTTCAACTGTATCATTAAAAGTTGCTAGTTCCTCATTAGTATTTTTCTTATTTTTTTCAACTATAGTAGTTTTTGGTATTGCATGACAATATTTAGGCACAAAAAGCCCAAGTAATGCTCCAAATATGACACTACCAAAAATATATGATACAAATTTAATTTTCAAATTCTTCATAATTTTGCACGTCCTTTATATATGCTAAATATTCAATATTACCTTTAGTTCCTTTTATAGGAGAATT
Coding sequences within:
- a CDS encoding EndoS/ChiA family endoglycosidase, which produces MIKKFFVIALLSTISSIALAQEKIFMGYYRIWRDKTFEQDNNNLTGKNELTMLDIPEGVNIVNVFGYDKYAVNNDSNKYQEYFKQLKDVYGPKLRKRGVKLVYGINYKRLIEVPIKINNGQNNNSEPTDTEIDAWAKELYEQTVLKYGLDGIDIDMELRYEDTKKESEDSNYLTTRKINIGEKMIKALGKYLGPKSSNKETLLLYDTNSGKASEKAIGNVKDHFNYFFYQNYGKGNASNPRYTNLEKNNERVYKDLNVDKEKFIPGLTYAEELSKEGQSKFINYHINDFSKSMLNLFAKDNKYGGMFVYALDRDGMTHNSPDDKKIIKTNFLWTKTLIQTLHGTTVENAKKAVSHNLDRIKYLKELEEKEKSKEVDGNKEMLLQLKENNTFKKKAEEAKKKIESANTLFDVNKEILGLTEIGEEKIKELNPDYDPMLESKLMQIKEIEESKKVLDEIKDDERKEYEIDKSYRELVHAIGDKRPVAKNIIYKLGQLRVAKVGVFAEEEKLKRGVFSSIELTNNNTLDDRFNFAYTFSKQKYGYYHNINASGLINGNMGVMGNVATTFKDLNFLAGIYYSVDTKVGTYVPSVGFLYVLNREKVDTHFLAVRVDNSFKFDLYKNNEFTIKPTVDLNMEAGSYRSTINKNSTEFKFLYNHKVKLGVDFGYKINNFNINTRLGVYNTFSLSKKIENKYTYDFGGSIDAKLEYNINPTTVISLNGGYSRTINNSSFSAGLEFNKLF
- a CDS encoding thioredoxin family protein; translated protein: MAFLDENIKEQLSQYFKYIDSKVQLVAKLDDSSKADELKLFLEEIVKLSENLELVLNNSISYRVNSFEIYKDSKPTRMVFSGIPSGHEFNSFILAILSLFGLGTKLNSEQKEKVDNIKSKKYVEVFVTLSCSFCPEVVQGLNLIALNNENVISNMIDGACYIEEARNKGITVSPTIYVNGEFVDSGAQSLDKLIEIINK
- the ahpC gene encoding alkyl hydroperoxide reductase subunit C, producing MAIIGKKIEDFTVNAYHDEQMITVNFDKDVKGNWSLFFFYPADFTFVCPTELEDLQDNYNQFLELGFKVYSVSTDTHFCHKAWHDTSERIGKIKYCMIGDPTGAVSKIFDVYQEETGLANRGAFILNPEGVIVACEITADGVGREASEILRKAKAAKYVYEHPGFVCPAKWKEGQETLKPGLDLVGKL
- the ppc gene encoding phosphoenolpyruvate carboxylase produces the protein MNEEIEILENTLLSSLDKDIYEIIIKIKESVLNKEYDKLSEIIKKIEDDKAYEVARILSFFPLLINIAEDVMTSRKIMMKRNLNEAWKGSLENSFSKIKNKDVVEKVKVIPVLTAHPTQVQRKSVLDLTKTIYDLINDYEKVKSNRINKDEWFNKIERAISILKQTDTLRTTQLRVTNEISNIIGYYKSTFLEAIPELIIKYRKKAKDLCINEDLIPISLGTWIGGDRDGNPYVTCETLEVAVKAASTTIFEHYITKLQELYREFSMSGELITASHKLLEMANKSNDTSHHRQKEPYRKAIRYILDKIIAKAYELELDTTTMPNNTKEIPYKTKQEFTNDLIVIKHSLENHSSANLSYGILDNLIEASKVFGFYLASIDLRQDSSIHEKCISEMLKSANIHNNYIELTENEKCELLLKQLRDDPRPLSSNLIEKSELLDNELKIYFMAKKLMDIFGEDVIRQNIISHCTSVSDMLEVALIMKEANICNKDRLDINIVPLFETIEDLENSIKIMEKWFNIDIVKKYINGNQEIMLGYSDSNKDGGYLTSSFSLYLSQQKLIKLAKEYGINMSFFHGRGGTVGRGGGPSYDAILSQPHESMTGRIRLTEQGEIIGAKYGNYENGLYNLEALVAATLESVDLTGYNNLEFQKIIKHISDISYKKYRNLVYETSEFEDFFYEITPISEISKLNLGSRPSSRKNSKNIDSLRAIPWVFSWSQSRIMLVGWYGLGTAFNEYIKNNKNGLENLREMYQNWAFFRDLISNVDMVLSKADMNIAGKYVELASDKNSATMIFEIIKKEFELTKEIILKISNKTMLLEDNKELFESLSNRMPYFNALNYLQVDLITRVRNGNNNDKLIKAIHTCINGVATGLRNSG
- a CDS encoding DEAD/DEAH box helicase, with the protein product MIKFEDLGLSQDTLKALKEKGFETPSEIQALVIPELLKERTHLIGQAQTGTGKTAAFALPILELLEPEKKVKAIILTPTRELAVQVSEEIYSLKGSKDIKILAVYGGASIETQLKNLKKGVDIVVGTPGRVMDMMKKQALNLTNLDYFILDEADEMLNMGFIDDIKEILSKTNENKKMLFFSATMPKEVLQIAKEFMPKHKTLKVEKKELTTNLTEQIYFEVRPDDKFEALCRVLDYRPDFYGIVFCKTKQDVDEVTKKLKSRGYDAECIHGDITQGLREKTLDLFKQKILNILVATDVAARGIDVSDLTHVINYSIPQESEAYVHRIGRTGRAGKKGIAITFVTPKEANKLMQIKRITKSEIRKEKIPNIDDILEAKKEYLISSIDEIILENDYSQYLDFARKLLKNRNAEVILSAILRHVYDDEFLKENYNEIKDVSVKLEDKTRLFIALGARDKMNPSKLLDLLHKKANVPGRKVKDIKIMDKFSFITVPLKEAEDIMRTLNRKDAKKPIVEISTGGKSSGGKRSRKNKKDK
- the ylqF gene encoding ribosome biogenesis GTPase YlqF, which translates into the protein MELEKTNINWYPGHMKKAMDMLEEQLKLVDIVIEILDARIPISSKNPVLSKLAKNKKKIILLNKMDLVDKTKYNLWENYFLENNLADIVIPISVENGNNLKELKNKVDKLYDEKLNKMKSKGLRKTQIRAMVVGIPNVGKSKFINRFSSKSKAGVGNLPGFTRGKQWITVNEKFSLLDTPGVLWPRFDSHEIALNLAITGSIKDNILPLEEVCIELINKMREYNLIENIFKVYNIEVSDIKNIDNYELLSIVENRLKIHNTKEHNYELISRKILKDYRSGKLGKFFLELPRKENE
- the rsmI gene encoding 16S rRNA (cytidine(1402)-2'-O)-methyltransferase, whose translation is MLYIVGTPIGNLEDISMRAIRILKEVQYIFAEDTRVTKKLLEHYEIKNIIYQYHEHNKIHQIENILNILKSDKDVALVTDAGMPCISDPGYELVDVALNNNIKVVTIPGPSSILSAASISGLNMRRIAYEGFLPKKKGRQTLFLKLQKEERTIIILESPNRILKTLKDIYEYLGDRYVVIARELTKVYEEVLRGNVSELIQKLEKKAIKGEIVLIIKSLED
- a CDS encoding S41 family peptidase; its protein translation is MKNLKIKFVSYIFGSVIFGALLGLFVPKYCHAIPKTTIVEKNKKNTNEELATFNDTVELAKVIETINLVIDNWVGDKEINKDKLYKAALSGILNELEDPYSEYLSKKDLDDFNDDLNGKYSGVGMTINKKKGEYMEVISPFIGSPAYNANIQIGDRVLKINGKDILKNSAVEISKMLRGRKGTKVGLEISRKNVKNPIKVTLVRDEIIIKNIEYKMLENNIGYISLLQFGDGVGQEMENAINDLNKKGMKKIILDLRTNPGGSLKEAVDIASLFTYKNKLVSLKFKNEDAKTYTRTLRQTFNGPMVILVNGGSASASEIVTGILKDYKIATIIGEKTYGKGVAQNIVKFKTGDALKLTIAKYSTPHNDNINKNGIEPDIYIKMENILSTKGYSIETEKAKQNRQKEIEKLLIEIHGEKKAKEIINAGDIQLKAAIDYLNGKKVVSDKKEGN